The genome window GAAGCATAGAAAGGAGATCCGCTATGGATACCATCAAGCAATTCGCATCCGAGTTTTTCGTGACCGGCGATCCGCTCATCCTCGGCGCCCAGGTCAGCATCGGCCTCACGATGGTCGCCATCGTGTTCGTCCTGTCCTATTTTCGAAAATGGGGCTGGCTCTGGCGCGAATGGCTGACGACCGTCGATCATAAACGAATCGGTATTATGTATGTTATCTGTTCGATCCTCATGTTATTCCGCGGCGGGGTAGACGCCCTGCTCATGCGGACGCAGCTCGCGCTGCCGGGTATGGAATTCCTGCATGCGGACCACTATAATCAGATTTTCACGACGCACGGCGTCATCATGATCCTGTTCATGGCGATGCCGCTCATGTTCGGCTTGTTCAACATCGTCATTCCGCTGCAGATCGGCGCGCGCGACGTCGCGTTCCCGTTCCTGAACAGCTTAAGCTTCTGGCTCTTCTTCTGGGGCGCGATGCTGTTCAACATGTCGTTCGTCATCGGCGGCTCCCCGGATGCGGGTTGGCTCGCTTATCCGCCGCTGTCGGGGCTGGAGGGCAGCCCGGGCGTCGGTCAGAACTTCTATATTTGGGGCATTCAGATTTCCGGGATCGGGTCGCTCATGACCGGGATTAACTTTATCGTTACGATTTTGAAAATGCGCGCGCCGGGCATGGGCCTCATGAAAATGCCGATGTTTACCTGGTCGACGCTGGCGAGCTGCTTGACGATCATTCTCGCCTTCCCGATTCTGACGATCACGTTGTTCCTCTTGTTCATGGACCGCTACTTCGGCGCTCACTTCTTCACGCTGGACGCGGGCGGCAACCCGATGATGTATATCAACCTCATCTGGATGTGGGGTCATCCAGAAGTATATATCGTTATCCTTCCGGCGTTCGGCATCTTCTCGGAGATCGTCTCGACGTTCGCGAAGAAGACGTTGTTCGGCTATAAATCGATGGTGTTCGCCTTGATGTCCATCAGTATCGCTTCCTTCTTCACCTGGGCGCATCATTTCTTTACGATGGGCTCCGGCGCCAACGTCAATGCGTTCTTCGCCGTCACGACGATGATCATCGCCATCCCGACGGGCGTGAAGATTTTTAACTGGCTGTTTACTATGTATCGCGGCCGCATTAAGTTTACGACGCCGATGATGTGGACGATTTCGTTCATTCCTTGCTTCGTCGTCGGCGGCATGACCGGCGTCATGCTGTCCGTCGCGCCGGCCGACTTCCAGTTCCATAACAGCTATTTCTTGATCGCGCACTTCCATCAGGTGCTCATCGGCGGCGTCGCGTTCGGCTTCTTCGCCGGCCTGACGTACTGGTGGCCGAAGATGTTCGGCTTCAAGCTCCACGAGGGGCTCGGCAAGTGGGCGTTCTGGCTTTGGAACATCGGCTTCTACGTCTGCTTCATGCCGCAGTACTTCCTTGGCTTAGACGGCATGACGCGCCGGATGTACACGTACGACTTCGACATGGGCTGGGGTCCGCTCAACCTCGTCTCGACGGTCGGGGGCTTCCTGATGGGCATCGGCTTCCTGTTCCAGGTATGGCAGATCGCGCATTCCATCAAGTTCATGCAGAAGGATACGACGGGCGACCCGTGGGACGGCCGGACGTTGGAGTGGTCCATCCCGTCGCCTGCGCCATTGTACAACTTCGCGACGGTGCCGACCGTCTCCGAGACGGACGACTGGTGGGCGACGAAGCAGCGCCGCGCAGCAGGCGTACCGGACGCTCCGGCGCCCGCGCTCGAGCCGATTCATATGCCGAAGCATTCCGGCATTCCGTTCGTCATGTCGTTCTTCTGGTTCGTCGCGGGCTTCGGCTTCGTCTTCGACTGGCTGCACTTCGTCATTCCGGGGCTTGCCGGCGTTGCGATCTGCATGCTCGTTCGTTCGTTCCAGTACGACACCGACTACTATATTCCTGTAGATGAGGTTCGCCGCACGGAGGCGGCGTTGAGAGGGGGGAAGGCGTAATGGCGGCAACGCATACGCACGGCGCTCATCACGAGCATGCCGATCATGGGCATCACGACCAAGAAGGGCTCAAGATGTTCGGCTTCTGGTTGTTCCTGATTACCGACGTCATTATGTTCGCGACCTTGTTCGCCACGTACGTCGTGCTGCGGAACAACACGGCCGGCGGCCCTACGGGCGAAGAGCTGTTCAATATTCCGATCGTCATCGCCAGCACGTTCATCCTTCTGACGAGCAGCTTCACGAGCGGTCTCGCGGTGCTGTCGATGCAGCAAGGCCGTCTGAAGGGTCTTATCGGCTGGCTCGCGGTAACGGCGGTTCTCGGCGCCGCGTTCATCGGACTCGAGCTGTACGAGTTCGTACACATGGTCCACGAAGGCGCCACGCTGCAGACGAGCGCGTTCCTGTCGGCGTTCTTCACGCTCGTCGGGGCGCACGGTCTGCACGTGACGATCGGCCTCGTCTGGATGATCGGCCTCATGCTGCAGCTTCGCCGCCGCGGCATTACGCCGGTCACCGAGCGCAAGGTCAACGTGCTCAGCTTGTACTGGCACTTCCTCGACGCGGTGTGGATCTTCCTCTTCACCGTCGTCTACTTGATGGGGGTGATGTAAGATGGCGACGCATAACAAGCCTGCCGCTAACGGACACGGGCATGAAGCGCACGGCGCCGGGACCCACGGCAATCACGGGTCGTTGAAGTCCTACGTCATCGGCTTCGTCTTATCGATCGTACTGACGATCATACCGCTCGTCGCCGTGCTCGGCGCCGATCTGGGGCGGACGACGACGATGGTCGTCATCCTCGCGGCGGCCGTCCTGCAGTTCGCGATTCAGCTGCTGTTCTTCATGCATCTACGCGAAGGCGAGAACGCTCGATGGAACCTGATGTCGCTGCTGCTCGGCGTCGTCATCCTGGTAACCGTCGTCGGCGGCTCGATCTGGATCATGACGTACAACACGGTCGCGCATTAATAAGGAAAAGGGAAGACCATACGCTCGGCTCGCGAAGATGCCGAGGGTATGGTCTTTTTTTTGAGCGTCTAGGCTACGGCCGTCACTCCCGCTTCTGCACCGTGTTCTTTACGCCGGAGTACGCGCCGATCGCCGACAGCCCCATGACGACGCCCGCGAGCGCCGCCTGCCGCCAGTCTCCCGGGGCGACATAGACGAAGCCGGCGACCAATCCGAGCGCGATCGCTACGGCGGGCAGGAATCTCGCGGTGACGCCCATTCTCCCGACCAAGCCGACGAGCGCCACGATCAACGGAATCAATGCGACGTCATACGCCTGGAATTCCATAGCTTCCTCACCTCCCTCTCCTTCACCATATGCCCGTCCGAGACAGGTTGCGCGGGCTATAACGTTTGGGAGGAGGTACGTGGTATCAGTTTGACGGGTAAACGCGGTAAGGCGGCAGGAGATCGTGTCAAATTTTGAGCAGTTTGGCGAAATGAGCTCAAATCTTGAGCAGTTGGGCTCGGCGAACTCACCGGTAGCGGGGTAAACGTGAAAACGCGGTATGGCGGCGGGCGATCGTGTTGTTGAGTATAGCCCCGAATGGCTGAGCGAAAGGAAACCGAGGAGAAGGACAAAAAAAGAGAATCCCCCTCCTCGTTGAAAGGCGAATCGAAGGACAAAAAAACCGACGGAGCGTCGCCCCGTCGGTCCGATTCCGTTGATGCGTCATCCCTTCGTTCAACTGCCGCCGACGTCCTCCCTCATGCGCTCCCGGTATTCCGTAGGGGACACGCCCGTCTCGCCCTTGAACACGCGGTTGAAGTGGCGCACGTTGCGGAAGCCGGTCCGTTCGGCGACTTCCGCAACGAGGGCGTTCGTCGCGGCGAGCAGATGCTTCGCCGCCTCGACGCGGATCGCGGTAAGCCGTTCGACGAACGTGACGCCGGTCTTCTGCTTGAACAACGCGCTGAAGTACGCGGGATTCAGATACAACATCTCCGCCATCCGGCCGAGCGTGATCGACTCAGCATAATTCGCCTCCATGTACCGGATCGCCTTCGCGACGGCGTCCGCCGGCCGATCCGCGCCGGCGGCGGCGACGCAGCCGGCCAGCCGGCCGAACAGCGAGCCGCACAGCTCGGTCAGCTCGTCGCTGGCGGAAACCGAGCAGACGTCGAACAGCAGCTCGCGCACGTCCTTCTCGCCGAGCCACGCTTTCGCGACGCCCCATTCGGAGGCAAGTTCGTAGCAGCGTATGACAAGCTTGCAAATATGGCGATGCACCGTCTGCGGCGTCGGCGCCTTCCGGCACAGCTCCGCGGCGGCCTCGCGCGCCCGCTCCTCCGCCTCCGCGGGGCGACCGTCGGCGATCGCCCGCTCGAGCGCCTCCCACGACCATTCCCGCGGCTCCGCATGCGCCAGCGTCGTGCCGTCCGCCTCCATACGCTCGTATGCGAGCACTTTGTCGCCGCCGACGATAAGCCGGCGCAACAGCGCGATCTCCGCTTCCCGGTACGACGCCGCGAGCGACTCCGCGCCCGGCGACAGCCGTCCGACGCCGATCGTGACGGTCAGGTCGGAGAGCGACTTGATTTGCAGCCGGATCGATTCGGCCATCTCGAGATGCTTCCGCATCGCGTCTGCGCCGCCCTCCCCGTTCAGCATCGCCACGACCTCCGAGTCGTTCAGCACGAAGCTGAACCCCGTCGTCCGCCGGTCGATGACCTCCTGCACGAACTGTTGAATATACAGCTGGAAGAGCGACGGATCCGCCCGCCCGTACCGCTCCGAGCCGACCGACTGCTTATCGAGCTTCACGATCATGCACGCGTAACAAGGCGCGTCGAACCGGAGGCCGAGCTCTTCCTCCAGCTGCCGGATCTCGTCCTCGCCGACGGCGCCTCGCGCCAATGCCGCCGCAAGATGCTCGGAAGCGCGCTCCCGCGCGCGGCGCTGGTCGCCCTTCGCCCACTCCGGCGCCGCGCTTCGGCGCTCGGCGCGCTCCCGAACTTCCGCCTTCAAGCGGTCGAGCAGCTTCGCGAGCTCCTCCCGTTCGATCGGCTTCATCAGGTAATCCTTGGCGCCGTGCTGCATCGATTGCTTCACGTAAGCGAAGTCCTCGTACCCGCTGACGACCGCGCTGACCAAATCCGGGAACCGCTCGCGGGCGATCTTCTGCAGCTGCAGGCCGTCCATGCGCGGCATCCGAATGTCCGTCAGCATGACGTCGGGACGCCGATCCTGCAGGAGATCGAGCGCTTCGTAGCCGTCCCTGGCGTCTCCGACCACGCGCCACTCGGCGTCGATCGAAGCGATCATCGAGCTGAGGCCTCTCCGGAAGATCGCTTCGTCGTCCACGATTACGATATTAGGCATCGTCTTCCCCCTTCGACGCCGGCGCGTCCGAAGCCCGGATCGCCGGCAGCGTTAGAATGACCTTCACTCCTTGGTACGGCATGCTCTCGAGCGTAATGCCGTACGGCTCGCCGAAATGCAGCCGAATTCGCCGATGGACGTTGAGCAGCCCGTTGCCGGTCGTCCCGCCGACGTCTCTCGCCGAGCGAAGCCGCTCCTGCAGCTCCTCGAGCCGCTCGCTCGAGAGGCCGATCCCGTCGTCCTCCAGCGTCAGCCGCAGCACGCCGTCGGCCGCGCCGCCGCCGAGGCGGACGCGGCCGACGCCGATGCCCTTGTCGAGCCCGTGATTCAAGGCGTTCTCGACGATCGGCTGCAGCAGCAGCGGAATCATCCGGCAGTCCAAGGCGTCCGGATCGATGTCGCAGGCGTAGTCGATCCGGTCGTCGTAGCGCAGCTTCTGGATCGCCATATACCCGTTCACGTGCTCGAGCTCGTCGCGCAGCGTGACCATCTCCTTGCGGCTGCTCAACGAATAACGCAGCAGCCGGCTCAAGCTGTTGGACATAAGCACGATCTCCCGATTCCCTTCCAGCTCCGCGTACATGCTGATCGAGCCGAGCGTATTGTATAGAAAATGCGGATTGATCTTGCTCTGCAACGCCGCGATCTGCGCGTCCTTCTCGCGCAGCTCCGTCTCGTACAGCAAGTACCCGAGCTCGCTGAGCTTCGAGACCATCGTGTTGAAGGCGTGCCCGAGCCGGCCGACCTCGTCGCCGCTCGACACCGGGAAGGCGACCTGCAGGTCGCCTTGCTCCACCTTCCGCATGAGACGGCTCAGCTTGCGCAGCGGCTTCGTGACGCCGAACGCGAACAAGGCGGACAGCGCCATCGCCAGGCCGACGAACACGACGCCGATGAGCACGATGGAATTGCGCACGATGACGCTGTCCTCCATCAGCTCCCGTACCGGCACCGCGCTGACCGTCGTCCATCCCGTCACCGACGAGGTGACGTGGGAGACGAGCAGGCTGCCGACGTTCGGCACGTCGAGATGTCGCACGCCTTCCCCCTCCAAGCGCCCGATCGACGCCGGATCGCCGACGCCGAGCGTCGAGCCGATGACGAGGCTCCCGCTCCGATCCGCGATGTACAGCGTCTCGTGCTCGCCGAGCTTCACCTGGGACAAGATGTTGCGGACCGCCGCCGGATCGATGTCGATGACGATATAACCGAGCGTCCGTCCGGTGTCGAAGCTGCGCAGCTCTCTTGCGATCGAGAACACCTGATAGACCGTCCCGCTCGTCGAAGCGATCTCGTGCGTCGTGATGAACGTCGGCTGCCCGAACTGTCCCTTGGCCCGCTTCAGCCATTCGGCGTCGTCGTCCAGCTTATACGAAGTGATGTACTGACTCTCCGGCAGCACGACGTACGAGGCGCCGCGTTCCCCGTACAGTGACACGCCCATAATGTCGACGCGCCCGTTGATGAACACCTTCGAGACGAAGCCGTTCAGCTGCTCGATTTCGTCGAGCGTGAGCGGTTGACCCTCTTCCCGCTTCGACCCGAGAAAGTCCAGAATCTCTTCGTATTGATAGGGCATGAGGGACAGCCGGTTCAGCTCGTTCATGTACGTGTCGATGTTGAGCGTCACCTGCTTCAACGTCTGAAGCTGATAGGCGCCGACGTTCCGCTCCATCGTCCGCTCGAAGCCGCCGTACGCGAACCAAGCCATGGCGCCGAGCGGCACGACGATGAGGACGCAGTTGACGACGATCAGTTTTTTGGCGAGCTCCTGATCGGTAAACCGCCGGAGCAAGGTGCGTATCCAGGACATGACGTATCTCCCCATCATTGCCGCAGCTCGGCGTCGATCGTCTCCTCGGCTCGGCGAAGCGCCTCGGCCGGCGTCTGGCGCTTGT of Paenibacillus antri contains these proteins:
- a CDS encoding cbb3-type cytochrome c oxidase subunit I — encoded protein: MDTIKQFASEFFVTGDPLILGAQVSIGLTMVAIVFVLSYFRKWGWLWREWLTTVDHKRIGIMYVICSILMLFRGGVDALLMRTQLALPGMEFLHADHYNQIFTTHGVIMILFMAMPLMFGLFNIVIPLQIGARDVAFPFLNSLSFWLFFWGAMLFNMSFVIGGSPDAGWLAYPPLSGLEGSPGVGQNFYIWGIQISGIGSLMTGINFIVTILKMRAPGMGLMKMPMFTWSTLASCLTIILAFPILTITLFLLFMDRYFGAHFFTLDAGGNPMMYINLIWMWGHPEVYIVILPAFGIFSEIVSTFAKKTLFGYKSMVFALMSISIASFFTWAHHFFTMGSGANVNAFFAVTTMIIAIPTGVKIFNWLFTMYRGRIKFTTPMMWTISFIPCFVVGGMTGVMLSVAPADFQFHNSYFLIAHFHQVLIGGVAFGFFAGLTYWWPKMFGFKLHEGLGKWAFWLWNIGFYVCFMPQYFLGLDGMTRRMYTYDFDMGWGPLNLVSTVGGFLMGIGFLFQVWQIAHSIKFMQKDTTGDPWDGRTLEWSIPSPAPLYNFATVPTVSETDDWWATKQRRAAGVPDAPAPALEPIHMPKHSGIPFVMSFFWFVAGFGFVFDWLHFVIPGLAGVAICMLVRSFQYDTDYYIPVDEVRRTEAALRGGKA
- a CDS encoding response regulator translates to MPNIVIVDDEAIFRRGLSSMIASIDAEWRVVGDARDGYEALDLLQDRRPDVMLTDIRMPRMDGLQLQKIARERFPDLVSAVVSGYEDFAYVKQSMQHGAKDYLMKPIEREELAKLLDRLKAEVRERAERRSAAPEWAKGDQRRARERASEHLAAALARGAVGEDEIRQLEEELGLRFDAPCYACMIVKLDKQSVGSERYGRADPSLFQLYIQQFVQEVIDRRTTGFSFVLNDSEVVAMLNGEGGADAMRKHLEMAESIRLQIKSLSDLTVTIGVGRLSPGAESLAASYREAEIALLRRLIVGGDKVLAYERMEADGTTLAHAEPREWSWEALERAIADGRPAEAEERAREAAAELCRKAPTPQTVHRHICKLVIRCYELASEWGVAKAWLGEKDVRELLFDVCSVSASDELTELCGSLFGRLAGCVAAAGADRPADAVAKAIRYMEANYAESITLGRMAEMLYLNPAYFSALFKQKTGVTFVERLTAIRVEAAKHLLAATNALVAEVAERTGFRNVRHFNRVFKGETGVSPTEYRERMREDVGGS
- the cyoC gene encoding cytochrome o ubiquinol oxidase subunit III — protein: MAATHTHGAHHEHADHGHHDQEGLKMFGFWLFLITDVIMFATLFATYVVLRNNTAGGPTGEELFNIPIVIASTFILLTSSFTSGLAVLSMQQGRLKGLIGWLAVTAVLGAAFIGLELYEFVHMVHEGATLQTSAFLSAFFTLVGAHGLHVTIGLVWMIGLMLQLRRRGITPVTERKVNVLSLYWHFLDAVWIFLFTVVYLMGVM
- the cyoD gene encoding cytochrome o ubiquinol oxidase subunit IV — protein: MATHNKPAANGHGHEAHGAGTHGNHGSLKSYVIGFVLSIVLTIIPLVAVLGADLGRTTTMVVILAAAVLQFAIQLLFFMHLREGENARWNLMSLLLGVVILVTVVGGSIWIMTYNTVAH
- a CDS encoding cache domain-containing sensor histidine kinase, giving the protein MSWIRTLLRRFTDQELAKKLIVVNCVLIVVPLGAMAWFAYGGFERTMERNVGAYQLQTLKQVTLNIDTYMNELNRLSLMPYQYEEILDFLGSKREEGQPLTLDEIEQLNGFVSKVFINGRVDIMGVSLYGERGASYVVLPESQYITSYKLDDDAEWLKRAKGQFGQPTFITTHEIASTSGTVYQVFSIARELRSFDTGRTLGYIVIDIDPAAVRNILSQVKLGEHETLYIADRSGSLVIGSTLGVGDPASIGRLEGEGVRHLDVPNVGSLLVSHVTSSVTGWTTVSAVPVRELMEDSVIVRNSIVLIGVVFVGLAMALSALFAFGVTKPLRKLSRLMRKVEQGDLQVAFPVSSGDEVGRLGHAFNTMVSKLSELGYLLYETELREKDAQIAALQSKINPHFLYNTLGSISMYAELEGNREIVLMSNSLSRLLRYSLSSRKEMVTLRDELEHVNGYMAIQKLRYDDRIDYACDIDPDALDCRMIPLLLQPIVENALNHGLDKGIGVGRVRLGGGAADGVLRLTLEDDGIGLSSERLEELQERLRSARDVGGTTGNGLLNVHRRIRLHFGEPYGITLESMPYQGVKVILTLPAIRASDAPASKGEDDA